In a genomic window of Brassica rapa cultivar Chiifu-401-42 chromosome A10, CAAS_Brap_v3.01, whole genome shotgun sequence:
- the LOC103844382 gene encoding polycomb group protein EMBRYONIC FLOWER 2, with translation MVGSTMLQFAKTRKLSIERSELRNRSLLQKREFFHSHRAQPMALEQVLSDRDSEDEVDDDVADFEDRRMLDDFIDVTKDEKQMMHMWNSFVRKQRVLADGHIPWACEAFSRLHGSIMVRIPHLIWCWRMFMVKLWNHGLLDARTMHNCNVFLEQLPN, from the exons ATGGTTGGAAGTACGATGTTGCAATTTGCAAAAACGAGGAAGCTATCTATTGAACGGTCGGAATTGAGGAA CCGTAGCCTCCTTCAGAAGAGAGAGTTCTTTCACTCTCATCGAGCTCAG CCCATGGCTCTAGAACAAGTACTTTCTGACAGAGATAGTGAAGATGAAGTTGATGATGATGTGGCAGATTTTGAAGATAGAAGG ATGCTTGACGATTTCATTGATGTGACCAAGGATGAGAAGCAGATGATGCATATGTGGAACTCGTTTGTGAGGAAGCAGCG AGTATTAGCAGATGGTCACATTCCATGGGCATGTGAAGCGTTTTCAAGATTGCACGGCTCCATCATGGTTCGAATACCGCATTTGATCTG GTGTTGGAGAATGTTTATGGTTAAACTGTGGAACCATGGCCTTCTTGACGCCAGAACCATGCACAACTGTAATGTCTTTCTCGAACAGCTCCCAAATTGA